The segment TTCTTCCCGGACTTGACCGGGGGCGCAGAACACGTGTGCGTCGTCGAGTGAGATCTGCCGTACACGGGTCAATCCACCCAGCACACCCGACAGTTCGCTTCGGAACATCGACCCCAGCTCCGACACTCGGAATGGAAGCTCACGAAAGCTGCGCCCACGTGCAGCGAAGATCTGGGTGTGATGCGGGCAATTAGCAGGCCGCAGAACGTATTCCTCGCCCCCGATGCGCATCGGAGGAAACATATCGGCCGAGAACTTGTCCCAGTGCCCGGACCTCTCGAACAGAGAGCGCTTGGCCAGGACTGGAGTGTAGACGCCGAGACATCCCGATCGAGCCGATTCCTCGGCGGCCAGCTTCTCCAACTCCGCACGAATGATTGCGCCGTCGGGCAGCAACATCGGTAATCCGGCACCGATGGCCGGGCTGGTTGCAAACAGATCCAACTCGCGACCGAGCCGGTTGTGATCAGAATTCACGGGTACTCCACTTCTGTTGTCGCCCAGAAGAAGTGCCCAGATATGCAAGAACCCCGGGGCAACAACTCCCGGGGTTCGTCGATTTAGGTCGGTGCAGGCCTACATCGGACGCCGGAAGAAAACCGGCGTCGTCGTCAATGGCTGCGGGTGCATCATGGCATCGACGGTACAACGCTGGTGCGACGGCTGGCAAGAGGTATCAGCGCCCGACTTCGGAGCCTGGTGCGTCGTCGCATGTTAAGAGTTGCCTGCTCCGTATAAGTTCCGTTCGGAGGGGATGGGCGCACCTGGTTGTTCAGAAGTGGGTCTCGGACGCGGAAAGCCGCGTGGCGCGCACGATTGTGAACGGTGAGGTGCGCTGGTCAGCGATCGACCTGACAGAAGCGGAGGTTGTTGGAGAACGGATCGGTGATCGTCATGGTCGGTCCGCCCGGTGCGTCGTGGTCGATTCCCGGTCGGCTGCGAGGGTTGTTCTTCTGCAGCAGTTCGGCATTGAAGGACGTGACGTCCGGGATCGGTATCCACACCGATGTGCCCGGTGTGCCGTCGCCGTAGTGCTGGGAAAGATCCAGGACACACTTCCCGCGCGAAATGCGCACGTACAGCGGCAGATCCGGCTCGAAGCGATGCTCCCACTCGACAGCGAACCCCAGGTAGTCCACGTAGAACGCACGCGCCTCGGCGTCGTCGAAGATGCGGAGAATCGGAATGGCCGGGCCGAATGCCTTCATGACGTCGAGTGTGGCATACCCAGCAGAACTTTCACCGCAGCCTTTGCCGCAGCCGCAGATTCGGGTGACTCCGTGATGGCCGCGGTGGTTTGCGCACCTTCGGCGAGGAGGGCGATCTGCAGTCCGACGGTCGGCTCGCATCCGGCTTCGACGGCCAAGCGGGTGACGTAGTCGATGAAGTTCCTCTTGTGCTGCTGCGCGGCTTCGGCGACCTCGGG is part of the Rhodococcus sp. SBT000017 genome and harbors:
- a CDS encoding glyoxalase superfamily protein → MKAFGPAIPILRIFDDAEARAFYVDYLGFAVEWEHRFEPDLPLYVRISRGKCVLDLSQHYGDGTPGTSVWIPIPDVTSFNAELLQKNNPRSRPGIDHDAPGGPTMTITDPFSNNLRFCQVDR